The Noviherbaspirillum saxi genome includes a window with the following:
- a CDS encoding peptidoglycan DD-metalloendopeptidase family protein produces the protein MRKTRFLFIVAMPLLIAACTTGRGPAPVVDRQVVPRVAEAPKPPVTVPAQPSTVPGQRTDNRGYYTVRKGDTLLQIALDFGQNYRDLVTWNNLANPNDIKVDQVLRVMPPEGAPQTGSVTAATGVEVRPLTPGASIAGSALSHKSGPRGEKRPYSDATLAEMQKPDSMANSAPAAPVPKAEPPKTADKSPEPAPAQGPDEENIAWIWPADGKVISAFTEGKRGIDIAGKMGQPILAAGSGKVLYAGSGIRGYGNLVIVKHTNNLLSAYAHNKTIFVKEDQNVSKGQKIAEMGNSDTDEVKLHFEIRQQGKPVDPSKFLPNR, from the coding sequence ATGAGAAAAACACGTTTCCTGTTTATCGTTGCAATGCCCCTGCTGATCGCTGCCTGTACCACGGGACGCGGCCCTGCTCCTGTTGTGGATCGGCAGGTTGTTCCCAGGGTCGCCGAAGCGCCCAAGCCTCCGGTGACCGTTCCAGCGCAGCCGAGCACCGTACCGGGGCAAAGAACTGACAACCGAGGCTACTACACGGTACGCAAAGGCGACACGCTATTGCAAATCGCTCTCGACTTTGGGCAAAATTACCGCGATCTCGTCACCTGGAACAATCTTGCCAATCCGAACGACATCAAGGTGGATCAGGTGTTGCGAGTCATGCCTCCGGAAGGAGCACCGCAAACCGGTAGCGTAACGGCTGCAACGGGCGTGGAAGTTCGGCCGCTTACGCCCGGGGCATCCATTGCTGGCAGCGCACTGTCGCACAAGTCCGGACCACGCGGCGAAAAGCGGCCATATTCAGACGCTACCCTGGCGGAAATGCAAAAGCCCGATTCCATGGCAAATTCGGCGCCGGCTGCGCCGGTGCCGAAGGCAGAGCCGCCGAAGACGGCGGACAAGTCGCCGGAACCCGCACCTGCGCAGGGCCCGGATGAGGAAAATATTGCATGGATATGGCCGGCGGACGGCAAGGTAATTTCCGCATTCACTGAAGGAAAGCGCGGCATCGATATTGCCGGCAAGATGGGCCAACCCATTCTGGCGGCGGGTTCGGGCAAAGTACTGTATGCTGGCAGCGGAATTCGTGGTTATGGCAACCTGGTGATTGTCAAACACACCAACAATCTGTTGTCCGCATATGCGCATAACAAAACCATCTTCGTCAAAGAAGATCAAAATGTCAGCAAAGGCCAGAAAATTGCAGAGATGGGTAACTCCGACACCGATGAGGTGAAACTGCATTTTGAGATACGTCAGCAAGGAAAGCCGGTCGATCCCTCTAAATTTTTGCCAAACCGCTAA
- a CDS encoding protein-L-isoaspartate(D-aspartate) O-methyltransferase, translating into MIDKDKRFPLPLSSVVEKNRKPAAGTSSSAKVATPQTATQNAARHIQRGAFSSDSQTSQSARPAAQPLQANRPTPLVSDAVRMAMVARVAKQGVKDAKVLAAMEAVPRHMFVEPGLSGQAYIDASLPIGHHQTISQPYIVARMIEVMRTNGNGGALNKVLEIGTGCGYQAAVLSLVAKEVYSIERVKPLHELAKANLRPLRIANIRLQYGDGMLGLPQVAPFDGIILAAAGLEVPQALLDQLSVGGRLVAPVGARHQVLQLIERVSKFEWTKTTLEDCHFVPLRPGVM; encoded by the coding sequence ATGATCGACAAGGACAAGCGCTTTCCGTTGCCATTGTCATCCGTCGTTGAAAAAAATCGCAAGCCCGCGGCGGGCACCTCATCCTCGGCAAAGGTAGCGACGCCGCAGACTGCGACACAAAATGCCGCGCGCCATATCCAGCGAGGCGCGTTCTCCTCTGACTCGCAAACTTCCCAATCAGCGCGCCCCGCTGCCCAGCCGCTTCAGGCGAACCGCCCGACGCCGCTGGTATCCGACGCCGTGCGCATGGCAATGGTAGCGCGTGTCGCCAAGCAGGGCGTCAAGGACGCAAAGGTGCTCGCCGCGATGGAAGCGGTGCCCCGGCATATGTTTGTCGAACCCGGTTTGTCGGGACAGGCCTATATCGATGCATCCCTTCCGATCGGCCACCATCAGACCATATCGCAGCCGTACATCGTTGCGCGCATGATCGAAGTCATGCGTACGAACGGCAACGGCGGTGCACTGAACAAAGTATTGGAAATCGGAACCGGCTGCGGCTATCAGGCCGCGGTGCTGTCGCTGGTGGCAAAGGAAGTGTATTCGATCGAACGCGTCAAACCCTTGCATGAACTGGCCAAAGCCAATCTGCGCCCCTTGAGGATTGCCAACATCCGGTTGCAGTATGGAGATGGTATGCTTGGACTTCCGCAAGTGGCACCCTTCGATGGCATTATCCTGGCTGCCGCCGGACTGGAAGTGCCGCAGGCATTGCTGGATCAGTTGAGCGTCGGCGGCAGATTGGTGGCACCGGTCGGTGCGCGTCATCAGGTGCTGCAGCTCATCGAACGCGTCAGCAAATTCGAATGGACCAAAACGACGCTTGAAGATTGTCACTTTGTCCCCTTGCGCCCCGGCGTCATGTAG
- the surE gene encoding 5'/3'-nucleotidase SurE — protein sequence MKILVSNDDGYLAPGILALVEALRPIAEITVVAPDSNRSGSSNSLTLDRPLSVYRAENGFYFVNGTPSDCVHVALTGGLSFKPDLIVSGINQGQNMGDDTLYSGTVAAATEGFLFGIPAIAFSQVEKGWEHIDTAARIAREFVEQRADILAGPYLLNINIPNLPYEEIKGLEATRLGKRHESEAVIRTQDPHGREIFWIGPAGKAKDSGQGTDFHAVINGFVSVTPLQIDLTHTAQLDLLRRGLS from the coding sequence ATGAAAATTCTTGTCAGTAACGACGACGGATACCTGGCGCCAGGTATCTTAGCGTTGGTTGAGGCGCTGCGCCCGATCGCAGAAATTACCGTTGTTGCTCCCGATAGCAATCGTTCGGGCAGCTCCAACTCACTCACGCTCGATCGACCTCTTTCTGTTTATCGCGCGGAGAACGGCTTTTATTTTGTGAACGGCACGCCATCGGATTGCGTGCATGTGGCGCTGACAGGCGGATTGAGCTTCAAACCCGACCTCATCGTTTCCGGCATCAACCAGGGACAGAATATGGGTGACGACACGCTTTATTCCGGCACCGTCGCTGCTGCAACCGAAGGGTTTCTGTTCGGGATCCCTGCCATTGCGTTCTCGCAGGTGGAAAAGGGATGGGAGCATATCGACACGGCGGCACGCATTGCGCGCGAGTTCGTGGAACAGCGTGCCGACATTCTGGCGGGCCCATATCTGTTGAACATCAATATTCCGAATCTGCCTTACGAAGAGATCAAGGGGCTGGAAGCGACCCGCCTCGGAAAGCGGCACGAGTCCGAGGCGGTAATCAGAACGCAGGATCCGCATGGACGCGAGATTTTCTGGATCGGCCCGGCAGGCAAGGCCAAGGACTCGGGGCAGGGTACCGACTTTCATGCCGTGATCAACGGTTTCGTATCCGTTACGCCGCTGCAGATAGATCTGACGCATACAGCGCAACTTGATCTGCTCAGACGAGGCCTGTCATGA
- a CDS encoding NADPH:quinone oxidoreductase family protein — protein MKAILCKTWGLPDTLVVEDLPDVVPGPGQVTIDVQAAGVNFPDVLIIQNKYQFKPELPFTPGSELAGIVRAVGEGVTNVKVGDKVLAFVSQGAFAQQIAVPAQLVMPMPPGLDFDTAAAVTLTYGTSHHAVVDRAQLKAGETMLVLGAAGGVGLAAIEIGKALGARVIAAASTDEKLAVCKDHGADATINYTTQDLREAIKAETGGKGPDVIYDPVGGVYAEPAFRSIGWRGRYLVIGFANGEIPKLPLNLPLLKGASLVGVFWGEFARREPKANLAAMRELMGWMAEGKIRPHISGRYALADTAQALNDMAARKVTGKVVIQPQK, from the coding sequence ATGAAAGCCATCCTCTGCAAGACATGGGGACTTCCCGATACGCTGGTTGTAGAGGATTTGCCAGATGTTGTACCTGGCCCCGGCCAGGTGACGATTGATGTACAGGCCGCCGGCGTCAATTTCCCGGATGTGCTGATCATTCAAAACAAGTATCAGTTCAAGCCTGAGCTGCCATTCACACCGGGCAGCGAACTCGCCGGCATTGTCCGCGCGGTCGGCGAAGGCGTCACGAACGTCAAGGTCGGCGACAAGGTCCTTGCGTTCGTCAGCCAGGGCGCATTCGCGCAACAGATCGCCGTGCCGGCTCAGCTGGTCATGCCCATGCCGCCAGGCCTGGATTTCGATACGGCGGCAGCAGTCACCCTGACCTATGGAACTTCCCATCACGCCGTTGTGGACCGTGCGCAATTAAAGGCCGGCGAAACAATGCTCGTGCTTGGCGCTGCGGGCGGCGTCGGGCTTGCTGCTATTGAAATCGGCAAGGCGCTCGGCGCACGTGTCATCGCAGCTGCATCCACCGACGAAAAACTCGCGGTATGCAAGGATCATGGGGCTGATGCCACAATTAACTACACCACGCAGGATTTGCGTGAAGCCATCAAGGCAGAAACCGGCGGCAAAGGCCCGGATGTGATCTACGACCCCGTTGGTGGTGTGTATGCCGAACCGGCATTCCGCTCGATCGGATGGCGCGGCCGTTATCTTGTGATCGGCTTTGCCAACGGTGAAATTCCCAAGCTGCCGCTGAACCTGCCGCTGCTCAAGGGGGCATCGCTAGTTGGGGTATTCTGGGGCGAATTCGCGCGACGCGAGCCCAAGGCCAATCTCGCCGCCATGCGCGAACTGATGGGCTGGATGGCGGAAGGGAAAATCCGGCCGCATATTTCCGGACGCTATGCACTTGCCGACACGGCGCAAGCCTTGAACGATATGGCGGCACGCAAGGTGACCGGCAAGGTCGTGATTCAACCGCAGAAATAA
- a CDS encoding flagellar brake protein, producing the protein MPESVVSLVPLRTADLAVGKPLREAVYDWHGKVLLAAGYVIESQTQLDGLIENGFIKDASWDLASSLPPSRQPFVSAPPKKPAPEIPREDPNASKEVIVGMDDVRWYVGETLYLQLIDNPAVRYTVRMIGFVKNKTVFVTAPAIDGKFEFIREGQTFVVRAFSGKKAYAFVTVAVKSMHTPHPYLHLAYPKEVRCTVVRKGVRAEVEIIAAVSLGAPGRAGAAIVTDLSMGGASATIKQILGSKGEEGQIKFKVHAAGQDEFLNLKTVLRSVAPSENGDGFKHGFEFVDVSIHDRLILSAFVHQTLAEGD; encoded by the coding sequence ATGCCAGAATCTGTTGTTTCATTAGTCCCGCTGCGTACCGCCGACCTTGCTGTCGGCAAGCCGTTACGGGAAGCAGTTTATGATTGGCACGGCAAGGTACTGCTTGCAGCGGGCTATGTGATTGAAAGCCAGACCCAGCTTGATGGTCTGATAGAGAATGGATTCATCAAGGATGCATCCTGGGATCTTGCCTCATCATTGCCTCCGTCGCGTCAACCGTTTGTCTCCGCGCCGCCGAAAAAGCCCGCTCCAGAGATTCCCAGGGAAGACCCGAATGCGAGCAAGGAAGTCATCGTTGGCATGGACGACGTACGCTGGTATGTCGGCGAAACGCTCTACCTGCAATTGATCGACAATCCCGCGGTGCGCTATACCGTGCGCATGATCGGCTTCGTCAAGAACAAGACAGTGTTTGTCACCGCACCCGCCATCGACGGGAAGTTTGAATTTATCCGGGAAGGACAGACCTTCGTCGTACGCGCATTTTCAGGAAAGAAGGCATATGCGTTCGTCACGGTGGCCGTCAAATCCATGCATACGCCGCATCCCTATCTTCACCTTGCGTATCCCAAGGAAGTTCGTTGCACGGTGGTGCGCAAGGGAGTACGAGCGGAAGTGGAAATCATCGCCGCAGTGTCGCTCGGCGCGCCAGGACGGGCCGGCGCGGCAATCGTGACCGACCTCAGCATGGGCGGGGCTTCCGCCACCATCAAACAAATTCTCGGGTCCAAAGGGGAAGAGGGCCAGATCAAGTTCAAGGTCCATGCCGCCGGCCAGGATGAATTCCTCAATCTGAAGACCGTGTTGCGGTCGGTAGCACCGTCCGAAAATGGTGACGGATTCAAGCATGGCTTTGAATTTGTCGACGTGTCGATTCACGACCGGCTGATTCTGTCGGCGTTTGTGCACCAGACCCTCGCAGAAGGGGACTGA
- a CDS encoding ATP-dependent DNA helicase codes for MTDHTVSSDFIPAAENHDADIDKLFGVAGPLSQAVGGFRPRQSQTEMAKAIANAIAGRQTLIAEAGTGTGKTFAYLVPALLWGGKVMLSTGTKNLQDQLYLRDIPTVRKALNAPVSVALLKGRANYVCHFHLERTLQNGRLTSRDDVGYLREISRFMKTTSSGDKAELSKVPETAPVWNLVTSTRDTCMGAECQYYQDCFVMKARKEAQQADVVVVNHHLFFADVALKDTGVAELLPTANTVIFDEAHQLPDTATLFFGETVSTSQVLELCRDVLAEGLAHARDGADWAKVVSTVERAARDLRLAFPQDIVRLAVNQIAPSSAFFPALDTLRDELHGMTAVLETQAERAETIEQCRTRAVELGNKLSAWSSANNAGGAEAGAGDGAHDKVLWVEAFSSSLQLHQTPLSIAPIFSKQREGSPRSWIFTSATLAVKNDFNHYTSQMGLWNEPAQSWPSPFDYPNQGLLYVPENLPQPNSFDYTDAVIDAALPMIEAAGGRTFLLCTTIRAVNRAADRLREEFEKRKLPFPLMVQGESGRTELLDRFRAAGNAVLIGSQSFWEGVDVRGDALSLVIIDKLPFSPPDDPVLAARIDAMEKKGLNGFVHHQLPETIINLKQGAGRLIRDERDRGVLMICDPRLISKPYGRRIWQSLPPFRRTRDAAMAKAFFEPVQADAGQATPA; via the coding sequence TTGACCGACCACACTGTTTCTTCAGATTTCATTCCGGCCGCGGAAAACCACGACGCCGACATCGACAAGCTGTTTGGCGTGGCGGGCCCGCTCAGCCAGGCAGTCGGCGGTTTCAGACCGCGCCAGTCCCAGACCGAAATGGCAAAGGCCATCGCTAACGCGATAGCCGGCCGGCAAACGCTGATCGCGGAAGCCGGCACCGGCACGGGTAAAACGTTCGCTTACCTGGTGCCTGCCTTGCTGTGGGGCGGCAAGGTCATGCTCTCCACCGGCACCAAGAATTTGCAGGACCAGCTCTACCTGCGTGACATACCTACCGTGCGCAAAGCGCTGAATGCGCCGGTTTCCGTTGCCTTGCTCAAGGGGCGGGCCAATTACGTATGCCATTTTCATCTTGAACGCACATTGCAGAATGGTCGCCTGACATCGCGCGACGATGTGGGCTATTTGCGTGAGATATCGCGCTTCATGAAGACTACCAGTTCGGGTGACAAGGCCGAGCTGTCCAAGGTGCCGGAAACGGCTCCGGTGTGGAATCTGGTTACCTCGACCCGCGACACCTGCATGGGCGCCGAATGTCAGTACTACCAGGACTGCTTTGTCATGAAGGCGCGGAAAGAGGCGCAGCAGGCCGATGTCGTCGTCGTCAATCATCACTTGTTTTTTGCGGATGTCGCGCTCAAGGATACGGGCGTTGCGGAATTGCTTCCGACCGCAAATACTGTGATTTTTGACGAGGCACACCAATTGCCGGACACCGCCACGCTGTTCTTCGGCGAAACGGTGTCGACCTCCCAGGTCCTGGAATTGTGCCGCGACGTCCTCGCTGAGGGACTTGCGCATGCACGCGATGGTGCGGACTGGGCCAAAGTGGTCTCCACCGTGGAGCGTGCTGCACGCGACCTCAGGCTGGCGTTTCCGCAGGATATAGTCAGACTGGCCGTCAATCAGATCGCTCCGTCCAGCGCATTCTTCCCGGCGCTCGACACGCTGCGCGACGAATTGCACGGGATGACCGCCGTGCTCGAGACGCAGGCCGAACGCGCGGAAACGATAGAGCAGTGCCGCACGCGCGCAGTTGAACTCGGCAACAAACTTTCTGCATGGAGCAGCGCCAACAATGCAGGCGGCGCCGAGGCTGGTGCCGGCGATGGTGCACACGACAAGGTGCTGTGGGTCGAGGCATTTTCCTCTTCCCTGCAATTGCATCAGACGCCTTTGTCGATCGCACCGATCTTCAGCAAGCAGCGCGAAGGTTCGCCGCGATCCTGGATCTTCACGTCCGCCACACTGGCGGTCAAGAACGATTTCAATCACTACACCTCGCAAATGGGCTTGTGGAACGAGCCCGCCCAGTCGTGGCCCAGCCCCTTCGACTACCCCAACCAGGGTTTGCTGTACGTGCCGGAAAATCTTCCGCAACCGAACTCGTTCGACTATACCGATGCGGTCATCGACGCCGCCTTGCCGATGATAGAAGCAGCTGGTGGCCGTACTTTCCTGCTGTGCACGACGATACGCGCGGTCAATCGGGCTGCGGACCGGCTGCGCGAGGAATTCGAAAAGCGCAAGCTTCCTTTCCCGCTCATGGTCCAGGGCGAGTCGGGACGCACCGAACTGCTCGATCGCTTCCGTGCCGCCGGAAACGCTGTCCTGATCGGAAGCCAGAGCTTCTGGGAAGGCGTGGACGTGCGCGGCGATGCCTTGTCGCTGGTGATTATCGACAAGCTGCCGTTTTCGCCGCCCGACGATCCGGTGCTGGCCGCGCGTATCGATGCGATGGAAAAGAAGGGATTGAACGGGTTCGTTCATCATCAGTTGCCGGAAACGATCATCAATCTAAAGCAGGGCGCCGGCCGCCTGATACGCGATGAGCGGGATCGCGGCGTATTGATGATCTGCGATCCCCGCCTGATCTCCAAACCTTATGGACGCCGTATCTGGCAAAGCCTGCCGCCGTTCCGGCGCACCCGCGACGCTGCCATGGCGAAGGCGTTTTTTGAACCGGTCCAGGCCGATGCAGGACAGGCCACGCCTGCATAG
- a CDS encoding YdcH family protein, with protein MIPTADIQRRIIELEVEHRDLDAVIDLLTRDALHDELQLRRLKKRKLQLKDHITLLKMQLIPDVPA; from the coding sequence ATGATTCCAACTGCAGACATTCAACGACGTATTATCGAGTTAGAAGTGGAGCATCGTGACCTCGATGCGGTCATCGATTTGCTTACCCGCGATGCCCTGCATGATGAACTCCAGCTGCGGCGTTTAAAGAAGCGCAAGCTACAGCTCAAGGATCATATAACATTGTTGAAAATGCAACTAATTCCTGACGTCCCCGCTTAG
- a CDS encoding PP2C family protein-serine/threonine phosphatase → MSQYKIEAGTAQHIGDRHEQQDRTGLFTAPKAPGYVMAVLADGMGGLSGGALAAEQVLRTAKQAFDLFSPQTDDVPTMLATIARDAHTIIKLSAFSSEKKPHSTVVVLVITPERSAVWAHVGDSRLYRFDGPNCVDRTIDHSYVEGLIKEGKLSRAEARDHHLSNVLLSALGSHDSEPEVTVARYDGLKAGDAFLLCSDGLWHYFTDAELGAAIAVNSPRKASELLITKVRERASGQSADNCTLAIVKLAEPVTETKSYTAEKMRRAV, encoded by the coding sequence ATGAGCCAATACAAGATTGAAGCAGGGACAGCACAGCATATCGGCGATCGCCACGAACAGCAGGATCGTACTGGCTTGTTCACGGCCCCCAAAGCGCCCGGTTACGTGATGGCGGTGCTGGCTGACGGCATGGGAGGATTGAGCGGCGGCGCGCTTGCGGCCGAGCAGGTTCTGCGTACCGCAAAACAGGCTTTTGATCTGTTTTCACCGCAAACCGACGATGTGCCAACCATGCTTGCGACGATTGCACGTGATGCGCATACGATTATCAAACTTTCTGCATTTTCCTCGGAAAAGAAACCCCACAGTACGGTTGTTGTTCTTGTGATCACACCGGAGCGAAGCGCCGTCTGGGCACATGTCGGCGACTCACGGCTCTATCGCTTCGACGGACCTAACTGTGTGGACCGTACGATCGATCATTCCTATGTGGAAGGCCTGATCAAGGAAGGCAAGCTTTCCCGCGCCGAAGCGCGTGACCATCATCTATCAAACGTGTTGCTCAGCGCATTGGGATCGCATGACAGCGAACCTGAAGTAACCGTCGCCCGCTATGACGGCTTGAAGGCAGGAGATGCTTTTTTATTATGCAGCGACGGCCTTTGGCATTATTTCACCGATGCCGAATTGGGCGCAGCGATTGCCGTCAATTCGCCGCGAAAGGCATCAGAGCTACTGATCACCAAAGTACGCGAACGCGCTTCGGGCCAGTCCGCTGATAATTGCACATTGGCTATTGTCAAACTTGCCGAACCCGTGACGGAAACCAAGTCGTACACAGCGGAAAAGATGCGAAGAGCTGTTTGA
- the zapE gene encoding cell division protein ZapE yields the protein MNVREFYEHALAQRGYQSDEAQRRAVDRLQQAYEDWVGYKNQRSSTLRRLISRPEVPRGVYMWGGVGRGKSFLMDSFYLVVPVVRKTRLHFHEFMRGVHRQLDDLKGVADPLNEVARRIAKKHRLICFDEFHVSDIADAMILYNLLKALFENGVSFIMTSNYVPDALYPDGLHRDRILPAIALLKSRLDVLNVDAGLDYRKRVLEQVDAYHTPLGATADEAMRTAFANIAETADEDPRIHIEAREIKALRRAGGVVWFDFATLCGGPRSQNDYLEIASRFHTVVLSSVPQMSAAMSSEARRFTWLIDVLYDHKVKLLMSAEVVPDQLYTEGMLANEFHRTVSRIIEMQSSEYMQSERRDVAGSIA from the coding sequence ATGAACGTCAGGGAGTTTTACGAGCACGCACTTGCCCAGCGCGGCTATCAGTCCGATGAAGCGCAGCGACGGGCGGTCGATCGCTTGCAGCAGGCATACGAAGACTGGGTCGGCTACAAGAATCAGCGCTCCAGTACTTTGCGTCGTCTTATCAGCCGCCCCGAGGTGCCGCGCGGCGTGTACATGTGGGGCGGCGTCGGACGCGGCAAGTCCTTCCTGATGGATAGCTTCTACTTGGTGGTGCCGGTCGTGCGCAAGACGCGGCTGCATTTCCATGAATTCATGCGCGGCGTGCACCGCCAATTGGACGACCTGAAAGGCGTCGCCGATCCGCTGAATGAGGTCGCTCGCCGCATCGCCAAGAAACACCGGCTGATCTGCTTTGACGAATTCCATGTGTCCGACATTGCGGATGCGATGATCCTGTACAACCTGTTGAAGGCGCTGTTCGAAAACGGGGTGTCTTTCATCATGACATCGAATTACGTGCCGGACGCCTTGTATCCCGATGGGCTGCACAGAGATCGGATATTGCCCGCGATTGCCTTATTGAAGAGTCGTCTCGATGTGCTGAACGTCGATGCGGGCCTCGACTATCGCAAGCGCGTTCTTGAACAGGTGGATGCCTATCACACGCCCCTGGGGGCCACCGCAGATGAGGCAATGCGCACAGCCTTCGCCAACATCGCCGAAACTGCCGACGAAGATCCGCGCATTCATATCGAAGCGCGGGAAATCAAGGCTTTACGTCGTGCCGGCGGCGTCGTCTGGTTCGATTTCGCCACCTTGTGCGGCGGGCCTCGTTCGCAAAACGATTATCTGGAGATCGCCAGCCGCTTCCATACGGTCGTGCTGTCGAGCGTGCCGCAGATGTCGGCCGCGATGTCGTCCGAAGCACGGCGCTTCACCTGGTTGATCGACGTCCTGTACGACCACAAGGTGAAGCTGCTCATGTCTGCCGAGGTAGTGCCTGACCAGCTCTATACGGAAGGCATGCTCGCCAACGAATTTCATCGCACCGTTTCGCGTATCATCGAGATGCAGTCCTCCGAGTACATGCAAAGCGAGCGCCGCGATGTTGCGGGTTCGATTGCGTGA
- the lpdA gene encoding dihydrolipoyl dehydrogenase, producing MSKNFDVVVIGGGPGGYIAAIRAAQLGFSTACIDEWKNAKNGPAPGGTCTNVGCIPSKALLQSSEHFEHAGHSFADHGIEVKGLGLNLGQMLARKDTIVKQNNDGILFLFKKNKVTFFHGRGSFVKAGADGYEIKVAGATEESITGKHIIVATGSNARALPNAAFDEKLILSNSGALAIDAVPKKLGVIGAGVIGLEMGSVWRRLGAEVTVLEALPTFLGAVDEQIAKEANKLFTKQGLAVSLGVQIGAVTTGKKDVTVEYTDNKGAAQKAVFDKLIVSIGRVPNTIGLNAEGVGLKLDERGFVAVDGDCKTSLPNVWAVGDVVRGPMLAHKAEEEGVAVAERIAGQHGHVNFNTIPWVIYTSPEIAWVGKTEQQLKAEGVAYKAGTFPFMANGRARALGDTSGMVKFLADAKSDEILGVHIVGPMASELISEAVVAMEFRASAEDIARICHAHPSLSEATKEAALAVDKRSLNF from the coding sequence ATGTCGAAAAATTTTGATGTGGTTGTCATCGGCGGCGGTCCCGGTGGCTATATCGCAGCGATCCGTGCTGCGCAACTCGGCTTCAGCACTGCGTGTATCGATGAATGGAAAAATGCCAAGAACGGCCCGGCACCGGGCGGTACCTGCACCAACGTCGGCTGCATTCCCTCCAAGGCGCTCCTGCAGTCGTCCGAACATTTTGAACACGCCGGTCATTCCTTTGCAGACCATGGCATCGAGGTTAAGGGACTCGGCCTGAATCTCGGTCAGATGCTGGCACGCAAGGACACCATCGTTAAGCAGAACAATGACGGCATCCTGTTCCTGTTCAAGAAAAACAAAGTGACGTTCTTCCACGGTCGCGGTTCTTTCGTCAAGGCAGGCGCCGACGGTTACGAGATCAAGGTGGCTGGCGCTACCGAAGAAAGCATTACCGGCAAGCACATCATTGTTGCGACCGGTTCGAATGCACGTGCATTGCCGAACGCAGCGTTCGATGAAAAACTGATTCTGTCGAACAGTGGCGCGTTGGCGATCGACGCGGTGCCAAAGAAGCTGGGCGTGATTGGCGCGGGCGTGATCGGTCTGGAGATGGGTAGCGTATGGCGCCGCCTCGGTGCAGAAGTCACTGTGCTGGAAGCATTGCCGACTTTCCTCGGCGCGGTCGACGAACAAATCGCCAAGGAAGCGAACAAGCTCTTCACCAAGCAAGGCTTGGCGGTCAGCCTCGGCGTGCAGATCGGTGCCGTTACCACAGGCAAGAAAGACGTCACTGTCGAATACACCGACAACAAGGGTGCGGCACAGAAGGCGGTATTCGACAAGCTGATCGTGTCGATCGGCCGCGTGCCTAACACTATCGGTTTGAACGCAGAAGGCGTCGGCCTGAAGCTGGACGAACGTGGTTTCGTCGCGGTTGATGGCGACTGCAAGACCAGCTTGCCGAATGTCTGGGCCGTTGGCGACGTGGTCCGCGGGCCGATGCTGGCGCACAAGGCGGAAGAAGAGGGTGTAGCGGTTGCCGAACGCATTGCCGGACAGCATGGGCATGTGAACTTCAATACAATTCCCTGGGTCATATATACATCTCCGGAAATTGCATGGGTCGGCAAGACCGAACAGCAATTGAAGGCCGAAGGCGTCGCTTACAAGGCGGGTACCTTCCCCTTCATGGCTAATGGCCGTGCTCGCGCACTCGGAGATACCTCGGGTATGGTGAAGTTCCTGGCCGATGCCAAGAGCGATGAAATCCTCGGCGTACACATCGTAGGCCCGATGGCGTCGGAACTGATTTCCGAAGCTGTCGTGGCAATGGAATTCCGCGCTTCGGCGGAAGACATTGCACGTATCTGCCACGCGCATCCGTCCCTGTCCGAGGCGACCAAGGAAGCCGCACTTGCCGTTGACAAGCGTTCGCTGAACTTCTAG